The following is a genomic window from Bacteroidia bacterium.
GGGAGGACAAACGTCACGACAATGGCGATTGCCATACCAAGAGCTGCCCATAAATTGCCGGTTCGGGCTGTACGCGGACTACTAAGTTGCCGCAGACCGATGATAAAAAATATCACCCCGGCCAAATATCCCAGGTTTACGATCTGATCCAAAATCATATCGGTTATATTTTATTTTTTCTTTTTAAACATTTCGAGCATGCGGTTGGTCACTGCGTGGCCACCGACTACGTTGATCATGCCAAGGATCACTCCCAAAAAACCTAGCGCCAGCGCTAAATAGTCGCTGGAATCGGCCTGCCTGACCAAAATGATTGCACCAATCACGACAACCCCGCTGATTGCATTCGATCCTGACATCAGCGGCGTATGTAACACGGTCGGCACGTTAGCGATAAGTTCGAAACCGAGAAATCCTGCCAACACCAATACATAGAGCATTGTGAGGTTTTCTGCGATAAACTGAATAATTGATTCCATCAGAAATAGATTAGGAAGTTTATCAAAATTGGGGTTTTAGACCTGTTTGGGCGCGCCCAGGTAGGTGGAAGAAACAATATCATTGCTGAAATCAAGTCCTTCGATCCCTTCTTTAAATACGTATTTGAAGAAATTGAACAGGTTATTGCTATACAATTTACTGGCATCGCGGGGCATTCCTGAAGGCAGGTCTGACTTCCCTACGACCGTCACGCCATTAAACTCAATAACTTTTCCATTTTCAGTAACGGCACAGTTGCCTCCGGATGCCGCGGCGAGGTCGATGATGACACTTCCGGGCTGCATAGCCTCGACGGTGCGTTGTTCGATCAGCAATGGCGCTTTCCGGCCGGGGATATTTGCGGTACTGATGATGACATGTGCGCGAGCGGCACGCTCATGGATCAGTTCTTTTTGTTTGCGCAAATACTCTTCAGTCTGCTCGACGGCATATCCTCCTGCCGATTTATCTTCCCGGGCGCCTTCGACTTCGACAAATTTTGCCCCGAGACTTTCCACTTCCTCCCGCGCTGCGGTACGCACGTCGAATGCTTCGACCGTAGCGCCGAGGCGTTTTGCTGTGGCGATAGCCTGAAGACCGGCTACGCCGGCTCCGAGAATCAGCACACGTGCCGGCGGAATGGTACCCGCAGCGGTCATCATCATCGGAAAATAACCGGGCAAGAGATCCGCAGCCATAACAACGGCTTTATATCCGGCAAGAGATGCCATAGACGACAATACATCCATCGATTGCGCAATCGTGGTGCGGGGAATCCGGTCCAGACTGAAAGGCAATATGGCTGTTTGCTTCAGCTTCTCTGTTTTCTCTTTTTCTACCAGCGGATTAAAGAGCGACAATAATACTGTACCCGCTTTCATCGCCGATATTTCGCTATCACCCGGAGGTGAAATTGTAGCAATGAGGTCTGCCTGCTTTAAGATAACCTCTCTGCTGACAACCGTTGCACCTGCATCTGCATATCCGCTGTTGATATAGGATGCCGCAGTCCCTGCGCCATCTTCAACTTTTACTTCGTGGCCGATGCCGATAAGCTTTGCTACCGTTTCAGGGGTAAGTGCTACCCTTGCATCGTTTGTTTCTTTGAGAATACCAATGATCATGGTGAGTGAATATAATGGGTATCGGGATATTCCCTTTGTCGCCGAAGATAAAAGGATTTTATACTTTGCACAACTTCGGTCTCTTCATTTGGAGATGACTTTTGTCGGTTTTGTACTGACTTTTATCCTTGTATCTTTCATTGACGCAACCAATATACCGCAATCTTTGCGGTATCTGCATATTTTGGAAAAATAACATCTTCTGATCTCTCCTTTTTTAATAAGCGGCAAGCACTGTAAATTGTGCGGTGGC
Proteins encoded in this region:
- a CDS encoding NAD(P) transhydrogenase subunit alpha, with the translated sequence MESIIQFIAENLTMLYVLVLAGFLGFELIANVPTVLHTPLMSGSNAISGVVVIGAIILVRQADSSDYLALALGFLGVILGMINVVGGHAVTNRMLEMFKKKK
- a CDS encoding Re/Si-specific NAD(P)(+) transhydrogenase subunit alpha, whose translation is MIIGILKETNDARVALTPETVAKLIGIGHEVKVEDGAGTAASYINSGYADAGATVVSREVILKQADLIATISPPGDSEISAMKAGTVLLSLFNPLVEKEKTEKLKQTAILPFSLDRIPRTTIAQSMDVLSSMASLAGYKAVVMAADLLPGYFPMMMTAAGTIPPARVLILGAGVAGLQAIATAKRLGATVEAFDVRTAAREEVESLGAKFVEVEGAREDKSAGGYAVEQTEEYLRKQKELIHERAARAHVIISTANIPGRKAPLLIEQRTVEAMQPGSVIIDLAAASGGNCAVTENGKVIEFNGVTVVGKSDLPSGMPRDASKLYSNNLFNFFKYVFKEGIEGLDFSNDIVSSTYLGAPKQV